One Mercurialis annua linkage group LG3, ddMerAnnu1.2, whole genome shotgun sequence DNA window includes the following coding sequences:
- the LOC126671589 gene encoding cytosolic sulfotransferase 15-like, which yields MAEDLHHLNSQDHDLQVDQLLHSLPKAQGWMAAGLTLYQHFWCPSKVLGNVISFQANFQAQEQDILLASMPKSGTTWLKSLIFSIVNRTRFSFSNTPLLTITPHELVPFLEFTLFANKDLHNDLSIIPSPRLFATHIPYPALPETIQHSSNCRIVYICRNPLDTVVSSWHFFSETMAQAKATTNQLSIDEFFDLSFKGFVGFGPFWDHVLGYWKASLEKPEKVLFLKYEDLKEDIVSHLKRLAEFIGHPFSPDEERQGMIEEIAKLCSLSSLKELEVNKNGKFMPSFQNKAYFRKGEVGDWKNYLTPEKKKHFESVMIEKLGDSGLSFKLCN from the coding sequence ATGGCTGAAGATCTTCACCATCTCAATTCTCAAGATCATGATCTCCAAGTTGATCAACTTCTTCATTCTCTTCCTAAAGCACAAGGATGGATGGCTGCTGGTTTAACTCTATACCAACATTTTTGGTGCCCCTCAAAAGTTCTTGGAAATGTAATCTCTTTTCAAGCAAATTTTCAGGCTCAAGAGCAAGACATTTTACTTGCTTCCATGCCCAAATCTGGAACAACTTGGCTCAAATCTTTAATCTTTTCCATTGTTAATCGAACGCGATTTTCTTTTTCGAACACTCCTTTACTCACTATAACCCCTCATGAGCTTGTGCCCTTTTTAGAGTTCACTCTATTTGCTAATAAGGATCTTCATAATGATCTTTCTATTATTCCTTCTCCTAGACTTTTCGCTACGCATATTCCGTATCCAGCTTTACCTGAAACGATTCAGCACTCGAGTAATTGTCGTATTGTTTACATTTGTCGTAACCCTCTTGATACTGTAGTTTCCTCTTGGCATTTTTTCTCTGAAACAATGGCTCAAGCTAAGGCTACTACTAATCAATTGTCCATTGATGAATTTTTCGACCTTTCTTTCAAGGGTTTTGTCGGGTTCGGACCTTTTTGGGATCATGTGCTTGGCTACTGGAAGGCGAGTTTGGAGAAACCCGAAAAAGTGTTGTTTTTGAAGTATGAGGATTTGAAAGAGGACATAGTCTCTCACTTGAAGAGGTTGGCTGAGTTTATAGGGCACCCGTTTTCGCCGGACGAAGAGAGACAAGGGATGATTGAGGAGATAGCTAAACTGTGTAGTTTAAGCAGTCTGAAAGAGTTGGAAGTGAATAAAAATGGTAAGTTCATGCCAAGTTTTCAAAACAAGGCCTATTTTAGAAAAGGTGAGGTGGGTGACTGGAAAAATTATCTTACTCCTGAGAAAAAGAAACACTTTGAAAGTGTTATGATTGAAAAGCTAGGTGATTCTGGTCTCTCATTCAAACTTTGTAATTAA
- the LOC126670981 gene encoding uncharacterized protein LOC126670981 isoform X2, with protein MGMNKSCVICLWVALVFVADGRVLLLKNKPDRHNAAATARWLVSQNSWGVLNTISADLGGAPFGNVVSFSDGIPNDGNGIPYFYLTTLDPTARNAMKDQRSSLTISEYTLGTCGKKDPENPSCAKITLTGKLKLLEENSKEAEFARNALFTKHPEMPGWPKDHHFHFFKLDIEDIFMINWFGGPKPITLDEYFHQKL; from the exons ATGGGTATGAATAAAAGTTGCGTAATTTGTTTGTGGGTAGCGTTGGTTTTTGTTGCAGATGGACGGGTGTTACTGTTGAAGAACAAACCTGACCGTCATAATGCTGCTGCCACTGCCCGTTGGCTTGTTTCTCAGAATTCTTGGGGCGTTTTGAA TACCATATCAGCGGATTTGGGAGGAGCGCCTTTTGG GAATGTTGTATCATTTAGTGATGGGATACCCAATGATGGAAATGGCATTCCGTATTTCTATTTGACTACCCTAGACCCAACTGCAAGGAATGCAATGAAAGATCAGAGGTCTTCGCTTACAATCAGTGAATACACTTTAGGAACGTGTGGCAAGAAAGACCCTGAGAATCCCAGTTGTGCGAAAATTACACTGACCGGAAAG TTGAAATTGCTCGAGGAAAACTCTAAAGAAGCAGAATTTGCTCGAAATGCGCTGTTTACCAAACATCCCGAGATGCCAG GCTGGCCTAAGGATCACCACTTCCACTTCTTTAAATTAGATATTGAAGATATATTTATGATCAATTGGTTTGGTGGccctaaacctatcacattggACGAGTACTTCCATCAGAAACTGTAA
- the LOC126670981 gene encoding uncharacterized protein LOC126670981 isoform X1, with the protein MGMNKSCVICLWVALVFVADGRVLLLKNKPDRHNAAATARWLVSQNSWGVLNTISADLGGAPFGNVVSFSDGIPNDGNGIPYFYLTTLDPTARNAMKDQRSSLTISEYTLGTCGKKDPENPSCAKITLTGKLKLLEENSKEAEFARNALFTKHPEMPGWPKDHHFHFFKLDIEDIFMINWFGGPKPITLDEYFHQKLNTASIL; encoded by the exons ATGGGTATGAATAAAAGTTGCGTAATTTGTTTGTGGGTAGCGTTGGTTTTTGTTGCAGATGGACGGGTGTTACTGTTGAAGAACAAACCTGACCGTCATAATGCTGCTGCCACTGCCCGTTGGCTTGTTTCTCAGAATTCTTGGGGCGTTTTGAA TACCATATCAGCGGATTTGGGAGGAGCGCCTTTTGG GAATGTTGTATCATTTAGTGATGGGATACCCAATGATGGAAATGGCATTCCGTATTTCTATTTGACTACCCTAGACCCAACTGCAAGGAATGCAATGAAAGATCAGAGGTCTTCGCTTACAATCAGTGAATACACTTTAGGAACGTGTGGCAAGAAAGACCCTGAGAATCCCAGTTGTGCGAAAATTACACTGACCGGAAAG TTGAAATTGCTCGAGGAAAACTCTAAAGAAGCAGAATTTGCTCGAAATGCGCTGTTTACCAAACATCCCGAGATGCCAG GCTGGCCTAAGGATCACCACTTCCACTTCTTTAAATTAGATATTGAAGATATATTTATGATCAATTGGTTTGGTGGccctaaacctatcacattggACGAGTACTTCCATCAGAAACT GAACACTGCTTCCATTCTTTGA